One region of Mycolicibacterium rhodesiae NBB3 genomic DNA includes:
- the hsaD gene encoding 4,5:9,10-diseco-3-hydroxy-5,9,17-trioxoandrosta-1(10),2-diene-4-oate hydrolase, whose amino-acid sequence MTSFAAEAAQQQEITFESTSRYAQVRDDMRLHYHEAGVGHEKTVVLLHGGGPGASSWSNFSKNIAVLAQHFHVLAVDQPGYGNSDKHTEHEQYNRYSATALLNLFDHLGIESADLVGNSLGGGTAVRFALDNGRRAGRLVLMGPGGLSVNLFAPDPTEGVKLLGKFAAEPTRENIEKFLRIMVFDQKLITEELIDERFAIASQPESIAATKAMGKSFAGADFELGMMWREVYKLRQRVLLIWGREDRVNPLDGALVALKQIPKVQLHVFGQCGHWAQLEKFDEFNKLTVDFLGGSS is encoded by the coding sequence ATGACCTCCTTCGCCGCCGAAGCCGCACAACAGCAAGAGATCACGTTCGAATCGACCTCGCGCTACGCCCAGGTACGCGATGACATGCGCCTGCACTATCACGAGGCGGGTGTCGGCCACGAGAAGACGGTCGTGCTGCTGCACGGTGGCGGCCCCGGCGCGTCGAGTTGGTCGAACTTCTCGAAGAACATCGCCGTCCTTGCGCAGCACTTTCATGTGCTGGCCGTGGACCAGCCCGGCTACGGCAATTCGGACAAGCACACCGAACACGAACAGTACAACCGCTACAGCGCCACCGCCCTGCTGAACCTTTTCGACCATCTGGGCATCGAAAGCGCTGACCTGGTCGGCAATTCGCTCGGTGGTGGGACAGCCGTCCGTTTCGCGCTGGACAACGGCAGGCGCGCGGGAAGGCTGGTGTTGATGGGGCCCGGCGGGCTCTCGGTGAACTTGTTCGCGCCCGACCCCACCGAGGGTGTCAAGCTGCTCGGCAAGTTCGCTGCCGAGCCGACGCGCGAGAACATCGAGAAGTTCCTACGCATCATGGTCTTCGATCAGAAGCTGATCACCGAGGAGCTGATCGACGAGCGCTTCGCGATCGCGAGTCAGCCGGAGTCGATCGCGGCCACCAAGGCGATGGGAAAGTCCTTCGCCGGTGCGGACTTCGAACTCGGCATGATGTGGCGCGAGGTGTACAAGCTGCGCCAACGGGTGCTTCTCATCTGGGGTCGCGAGGACCGGGTGAACCCACTCGACGGCGCATTGGTGGCGCTCAAGCAGATACCAAAGGTTCAGCTGCATGTGTTCGGACAGTGTGGCCACTGGGCGCAGCTGGAAAAATTCGACGAGTTCAACAAGTTGACTGTTGACTTCCTGGGGGGCAGCTCGTGA
- a CDS encoding ferredoxin--NADP reductase: MTDEPRGSHVLELELTDVVEETADARSLVFAAPDGADIPADRLRYSPGQFLTLRVPSDRTGSVARCYSLCSSPFTGDPLTVTVKRTQDGYASNWLCDHAHAGMKIHVLAPSGTFVPKTLDTDFLLLGAGSGITPMMSICKSALAEGSGRVVLIYANQDENSVIFGRALRELADKYPDRLTVVHWLVSVQGLPSAEALARLAEPYAGHDAYICGPGPFMVAAEEALKAVGAERIHIEVFKSLDSDPFAAVIIEEDDSDEGPATAVVTLDGETHEIAWPRNAKLLDVLLDKGLDAPFSCREGHCGACAVLKKSGDVEMEINDVLEQSDLDEGLILGCQAKPRSDSVEVTYDE; this comes from the coding sequence GTGACGGACGAGCCGCGCGGTAGCCATGTGCTCGAGCTGGAGCTGACCGACGTCGTCGAGGAGACCGCCGACGCGCGCTCGCTCGTGTTCGCCGCGCCCGACGGCGCCGATATCCCGGCCGACCGGTTGCGCTACTCACCAGGTCAGTTCCTGACGCTGCGGGTGCCCAGTGACCGTACCGGCTCGGTCGCCCGCTGCTACTCGCTGTGCAGTTCACCGTTCACCGGTGATCCGTTGACGGTGACCGTCAAGCGCACACAGGACGGCTACGCCTCGAACTGGCTGTGCGACCACGCGCATGCCGGCATGAAGATCCACGTCCTGGCCCCGTCGGGCACCTTCGTACCCAAGACGCTGGACACCGATTTCCTGCTGCTGGGCGCGGGCAGCGGTATCACGCCGATGATGTCGATCTGCAAGTCGGCGCTGGCCGAGGGCAGCGGCAGGGTGGTGCTGATCTACGCCAATCAGGACGAGAATTCGGTGATCTTCGGCCGCGCGCTACGCGAACTCGCGGACAAGTACCCGGATCGGCTGACCGTCGTGCACTGGCTGGTCAGTGTGCAGGGCCTGCCGAGCGCGGAAGCACTGGCGCGCCTGGCCGAGCCGTACGCAGGGCACGATGCCTACATCTGCGGTCCTGGTCCGTTCATGGTGGCAGCCGAGGAGGCGCTGAAAGCCGTCGGCGCGGAACGCATCCACATCGAGGTATTCAAGTCGCTGGACTCCGACCCGTTCGCCGCTGTCATCATCGAGGAGGACGACAGCGACGAGGGTCCCGCCACGGCGGTCGTCACGCTCGACGGAGAGACACATGAGATCGCCTGGCCACGCAACGCGAAGTTGCTCGATGTGCTGCTCGACAAGGGCCTCGACGCGCCGTTTTCCTGCCGCGAGGGGCATTGCGGAGCCTGCGCGGTGCTGAAGAAGTCGGGGGACGTCGAAATGGAGATCAACGACGTGCTCGAGCAGTCCGACCTCGACGAAGGTTTGATTCTGGGCTGCCAGGCCAAGCCTCGATCCGATTCGGTCGAAGTCACCTACGACGAATAA
- the hsaA gene encoding 3-hydroxy-9,10-secoandrosta-1,3,5(10)-triene-9,17-dione monooxygenase oxygenase subunit, with amino-acid sequence MTSIEQRDVQSVLAGIDDLLPLIAKRAQATEDLRRLPDETVAELAEVGFFKLLQPEQWGGLQCDPDVFYEAVRRIASACGSTGWVSSIIGVHNWHLALFDQQAQDDVWSDDPAVRISSSYAPMGAGTVVDGGYIVNGAWHWSSGCDHATWTFVGGPVIKDGKPVDFGSFLIPRSDYEIDDVWHVVGLKGTGSNTLKVKDVFVPRHRFLSYKAMNDRTAGGLQNNTAPVYKMPWGTMHPTTISAPIMGMAYGAYDAHVEHQGKRVRAAFAGEKSKDDPFAKIRIAEAASDIDAGWRQLIGNVRDEHELLKAGKDIPFELRARARRDQVRATARAIASIDLLFEASGATALNSDQPVQRFWRDAHAGRVHAANEPERAYLIFGNNEFGLPPQDTMV; translated from the coding sequence GTGACGTCCATTGAACAGCGTGACGTGCAGTCGGTCCTAGCCGGCATCGACGATCTGCTGCCGCTGATCGCCAAGCGCGCGCAGGCTACCGAGGATCTGCGCCGCCTCCCCGACGAGACCGTCGCGGAACTCGCAGAGGTCGGATTCTTCAAGCTTCTCCAGCCCGAGCAGTGGGGCGGACTGCAGTGCGATCCAGACGTGTTCTACGAGGCCGTGCGTCGCATCGCCAGCGCCTGCGGATCCACCGGTTGGGTCAGCTCGATCATCGGTGTGCACAACTGGCATCTCGCGCTGTTCGATCAGCAGGCACAGGACGACGTCTGGAGCGACGATCCGGCCGTCCGGATCTCCTCGTCGTACGCGCCGATGGGGGCCGGCACCGTCGTCGACGGCGGCTACATCGTCAACGGTGCGTGGCACTGGTCCTCGGGCTGTGACCATGCCACGTGGACGTTCGTCGGTGGGCCGGTGATCAAAGACGGCAAGCCGGTCGACTTCGGCAGCTTCCTCATTCCGCGTTCGGACTACGAGATCGACGACGTCTGGCATGTGGTCGGGCTCAAGGGCACCGGTAGCAACACGCTCAAGGTCAAGGACGTGTTTGTGCCAAGGCACCGCTTCCTGTCCTACAAGGCGATGAACGACCGCACCGCCGGCGGACTGCAGAACAACACCGCGCCGGTGTACAAGATGCCCTGGGGCACCATGCATCCCACGACGATCTCGGCGCCCATCATGGGAATGGCCTACGGCGCCTACGATGCTCACGTCGAGCATCAGGGCAAACGCGTGCGCGCGGCCTTCGCCGGCGAGAAGTCGAAGGACGACCCGTTCGCCAAGATCCGGATCGCCGAGGCGGCAAGCGATATCGACGCCGGTTGGCGTCAGCTCATCGGCAATGTTCGGGACGAGCACGAACTGCTGAAGGCGGGCAAGGACATCCCCTTCGAGCTGCGGGCCCGCGCCCGACGCGACCAGGTCCGCGCCACCGCGCGCGCCATCGCGTCGATCGACCTGCTCTTCGAGGCCTCCGGTGCGACCGCACTGAACTCCGACCAGCCGGTGCAGCGTTTCTGGCGCGATGCACACGCCGGTCGTGTGCACGCCGCCAACGAGCCGGAGCGCGCATACCTGATCTTCGGGAACAACGAGTTCGGCCTGCCGCCGCAGGACACGATGGTTTAA
- the hsaC gene encoding iron-dependent extradiol dioxygenase HsaC yields MSIKSLGYLRIEATDVGAWREYGLKVLGMVEGSGQTEGALYLRMDEFPARLVIVPGENDRLLQSGWETANAAALQEIRNRLDIEGTPYKEASAAELVERRVDEMITFDDPSGNTLEVFHGVALEHRRVVSPYGHRFVTEEQGLGHVVLTTRDDAETLHFYRDVLGFYLRDSMRLPPQLVGRPADGAPAWLRFLGVNPRHHSLAFMPGETPSGIVHLMVEVGEADDVGLCLDRALRRKVPMSATLGRHVNDKMLSFYMKTPGGFDVEFGCEGLQVTDDDWVARESTAVSLWGHDFSIGFK; encoded by the coding sequence GTGAGCATCAAATCCCTTGGCTACCTGCGCATCGAAGCCACCGATGTGGGCGCGTGGCGCGAGTACGGCCTGAAGGTGCTCGGCATGGTCGAAGGTTCCGGCCAGACCGAGGGCGCGCTATACCTGCGAATGGACGAGTTCCCGGCCCGACTCGTCATCGTGCCCGGCGAGAACGACCGACTGCTGCAGTCCGGGTGGGAGACTGCCAACGCCGCTGCGCTGCAGGAGATTCGCAACCGTCTCGACATCGAGGGCACGCCCTACAAAGAGGCGTCGGCAGCCGAACTCGTCGAGCGGCGGGTCGACGAGATGATCACGTTCGACGATCCATCGGGCAACACGCTCGAGGTCTTTCACGGTGTCGCGCTGGAACATCGCCGCGTCGTCAGCCCGTACGGCCACAGGTTCGTCACTGAGGAGCAGGGTCTCGGCCACGTGGTGCTGACCACGCGCGACGACGCAGAGACGCTGCACTTCTACCGCGATGTGCTCGGCTTCTATCTGCGGGACTCGATGCGCCTTCCCCCGCAGCTTGTCGGCAGACCCGCTGACGGTGCGCCGGCGTGGTTGCGCTTCCTGGGTGTGAACCCGCGGCATCACAGTCTGGCATTCATGCCCGGTGAGACCCCAAGCGGCATAGTGCATCTGATGGTGGAGGTTGGCGAGGCTGACGACGTCGGGCTGTGCCTGGACCGCGCGCTGCGCCGCAAGGTTCCGATGTCGGCAACTCTGGGTCGCCACGTCAACGACAAGATGCTGTCCTTCTACATGAAGACGCCCGGCGGGTTCGACGTCGAGTTCGGTTGTGAAGGCTTGCAGGTCACCGATGACGATTGGGTGGCCAGGGAGAGCACGGCCGTCAGTCTGTGGGGCCACGACTTCAGCATCGGCTTCAAGTAA